TCTTGTCACCCTTCTGGCCTTTTCGGCGCTGACCGCCTGCGGCGGGCCGCTGGATCGGGGGGGCGTTTCCATGAACACGATCGAAGAGATCCCGCCCGTCGATGCCGCGACGCAGGCGGGGATGGATGCCTGGGTCGCGGGCTTCAAGCCCCGCGCGATGGCGGCGGGGATTTCCGAAGCCACTTGGAACCGCGCGATGCGGAACGTGCCCTATAACCCGAAGGTGATCGAGCGGCAGCAGTTTCAGGCCGAATTCGTCAAGCCGATCTGGGATTACATGGACAGCGCGGCGTCGGAGGAACGCATCGCCAATGGCCGGGCGGCGCTGGCGCAATATGACGGCGTGCTGCGCGAGATCGAGGCCCGCTATGGCGTTGACAAGGAAGTGGTCGTCGCCGTCTGGGGCATGGAAAGCCGCTATGGCGCCAAGCGCGGCAACACCCTGATCATCCCGGCGCTGGCGACCTTGGCGCATGACGGGCGGCGGGCGCAGTTCTTCGAAAGCCAGTTGATCGGCGCCTTGAAGATCCTGCAGGCGGGCGACATCGACCCGGGCCACATGACCGGATCCTGGGCCGGGGCGATGGGGCATACGCAGTTCATCCCGACCTCTTACCTCGCCTTTGCGGTCGATTTCACCGGCGATGGCAAGCGCGACATCTGGTCGGACAATCCGGCCGATGCGCTGGCCTCCACCGCGGCCTATCTGGCGCGGTCGGGCTGGTCGAAGGGGCAGCCCTGGGCGGTGGAGGTCTCCCTGCCCGAGGGCTTCGATGTGGGGCTGGCGGGCAAGGGCACGAAGCGGTCGCCCGCCGACTGGGCGGCGCTGGGCGTGCGCGGCGTGAAGGGCGGGGTGGTGCCGAATTACGGATCGGCCTCGATCCTTTTGCCCGCGGGGCCGCAGGGTCCGGCGCTGATGATCTTTGGCAATTTCACCGCGATTTCGCGGTATAACAATGCCGATGCCTATGTGATGGGGGTCGGCCATCTGTCCGACCGGCTGAAGGGGCAGGGGCCGTTCGTGCATCCCTGGCCGCGCGAAGGCCGGGCGCTGACCGATGCCGAAAAGGTCGAGGTGCAGCGGCTTCTGACCGCGCAGGGCTATGACACCAAGGGCACGGATGGGCTGATCGGCGCGGGCACGATCGGCGCGGTGATGGATTATCAGCGCGACCACGGCATGACCCCGAACGGCTGGGTGACGATCAAGCTTCTGGAAAGCCTGCGCAAAGGTTGATCTGGCCGAGGCCATCGCCGAGGCCCTGCGGGACATCAGCCCCGTGACCGCCGGAGGCCCAAAGGCCCTCGGCCAGCGCCCGCCCCGCCCATGGCGGGCGCTTCTCGCCCGCCGGGACGGGCGCCGGCCTCTGTTCCCGCGTGAGACAACCGGTCTTGTGGCAATGCTGCGCCGCGGGCGGGGAAACGCCTTGCGTTTCCTTCTCCGCCCGAACCGGCCGGTTTACGGCACCGGGCTGATCCCGATCACCAGCTCATGCAGATGAAAGACCGCCGCCCAGGCGAAGACGGCGATGGCGAGCCGGAGCGCTGACGGCCGCCCCCGCGGGCGCCAGCGGCCGGTCAGAAGCGCGGCAAAGGGGATCAGGCTGGTCCGCGCCGCAAGACGGTTGAACTCGGCCAGACCGATGCGGCGGATCAGACGCTTTTCCATCGCCCGCATCCCGATCAGCGAAAACACCAGAAACACCCCGAACAGGATCGCATGCGCCAGATCGCCGTTCACCAAAAGATGCGCCGCCGCCCAAAGCACCAGCGCCCAGAGGAACGGTTGCCGCGTGATCCCCGCGATGCCCGGCCGGTCGGGGTC
This DNA window, taken from Rhodobacter capsulatus SB 1003, encodes the following:
- a CDS encoding lytic murein transglycosylase yields the protein MKHALKPLLVTLLAFSALTACGGPLDRGGVSMNTIEEIPPVDAATQAGMDAWVAGFKPRAMAAGISEATWNRAMRNVPYNPKVIERQQFQAEFVKPIWDYMDSAASEERIANGRAALAQYDGVLREIEARYGVDKEVVVAVWGMESRYGAKRGNTLIIPALATLAHDGRRAQFFESQLIGALKILQAGDIDPGHMTGSWAGAMGHTQFIPTSYLAFAVDFTGDGKRDIWSDNPADALASTAAYLARSGWSKGQPWAVEVSLPEGFDVGLAGKGTKRSPADWAALGVRGVKGGVVPNYGSASILLPAGPQGPALMIFGNFTAISRYNNADAYVMGVGHLSDRLKGQGPFVHPWPREGRALTDAEKVEVQRLLTAQGYDTKGTDGLIGAGTIGAVMDYQRDHGMTPNGWVTIKLLESLRKG
- a CDS encoding NnrU family protein, yielding MDWLEFSAAGLAFMATHLIPATPRIKAPLVAALGRAGYGIAFGLLALGLLYWLILAAARAPFIELWPQEIWMRWVANIVMPLVILISSYAIAAPNPFAFEGRASGFDPDRPGIAGITRQPFLWALVLWAAAHLLVNGDLAHAILFGVFLVFSLIGMRAMEKRLIRRIGLAEFNRLAARTSLIPFAALLTGRWRPRGRPSALRLAIAVFAWAAVFHLHELVIGISPVP